One window of Centropristis striata isolate RG_2023a ecotype Rhode Island chromosome 21, C.striata_1.0, whole genome shotgun sequence genomic DNA carries:
- the sec31b gene encoding protein transport protein Sec31A, which translates to MRLKEIQRTAHQAWSPAEHHPIHLALGTSAQQLDASFNTTAALEIFEVDFADPSLDMQLKGSLPTSNRLHSIVWVNFGMGEDGTGGRLVGGSENGTLTVYNPEVIMNSGAEAIVGQSDKHTGPVRALDFNPFQSNLLASGANDSEIYIWDLNNFCSPMTPGAKTQPAEDISVVSWNRQVQHILASANPSGKAVVWDLRKNEPIIKISDHSNRMHCSGMLWHPEVATQLVLASEDDRLPVIQMWDLRFATSPLKVLENHTRGILSISWSQADSELLLSSAKDNRILCWNPNTGEVIYELPTTNQWCFDVQWCPRNPALLSTASFDGRITVYSVMGGSLQAQQQSTADKISSSFDSMDPFGTGQVLPPLQVPQPAVQETIIPPLKKPPKWVRRPVGASFAFGGKLITFENPKLPPVQSPQPVPRQVFMSQVTTETEFLQRSRELQAALQSGSFNNYCQAKIQNAKSDAEQDIWKFLLVNFEDEARVKFLRLLGFSKDELEKKISKCLGKSFQHNGHGVDAKDLAEKMQRLTTERSDVASAVGDARTSGSVSPADFFSQTPKENSNFQIPVTCDTDGLISQALLVGNFEGAVDLCLNDGRYAEAILLSISGGEELLKKTQQKYLSNQKNSVSMLISSVVTQNWRDIVQSCELDNWKEALAALLTYAHPEDFARLCDTLGGRLEHERTEKRCLQACLCYICSGNIEKLVECWALHRDCSSPLGLEDLVEKVMMLRKSIERLRNSEVAVQSAILAEKLTCYAGILAAEGSLATAMTYLPENSDQAGIKMLRDRLLHAQEEAAVGRQPPNSFNRVNVSTAKPTPAAQASAPKAQIMSQYQPTAPSQATQQQPPMPSFFTPQAVTNTGPGLPPPSHVLPPSATRPALRPPYPQHAAPAPGFLPHQPFQPQPMPIGGPSGFPPPGPSMPAANLSGPSLPPSSSTPGGLPPMPSPGVPPTSFMPSTSLPSGPLPPSSQPGAPVPMYPGGLHNQGPAPPMASGPYSPPGSGYPQGGPGAPAVKPFSAPAVAPPPTGPQEGWNDPPAVRGGPRKKKVPDNYTPPAPITAPVMGFPVEAPQPHDHAQVPPGAPQEPSVQLLQQLPAERVEQKEIPAEHMVLKSTFDSLVQRCQLAARDPQTKRKLDDAAKRLGYLYDKLREQSLSHNILNGLHEISRCVASQNYQRGLEVHTQVVSSSNFSEISAFMPILKVVMTIANKLGV; encoded by the exons ATGAGGCTGAAGGAGATCCAGAGGACTGCCCACCAGGCGTGGAGTCCTGCAGAACACCATCCCATCCACCTGGCCTTAGGAACATCAGCACAACAGCTTGATGCCTCTTTCAATACCACAGCTGCCCTAGAGATATTTGAGGTGGATTTCGCTGACCCATCACTGGACATGCAGCTCAAGGGGTCATTACCCACCTCAAACAG GTTGCACAGTATCGTATGGGTGAATTTTGGAATGGGAGAAGATGGTACAGGAGGGAGACTGGTTGGTGGCAGCGAAAATGGCACATTAACTGTATATAACCCAGAGGTCATAATGAACTCCGGAGCAGAAGCAATAGTGGGACAGTCTGATAAACATACAGGACCCGTCCGAGCACTCGATTTCAACCCTTTTCAG AGTAATCTCCTCGCTTCAGGAGCAAATGATTCAGAGATTTATATCTGGGATCTGAACAACTTTTGCAGCCCAATGACACCAGGAGCAAAGACGCAG CCTGCCGAAGACATCAGTGTTGTGTCCTGGAACAGGCAGGTTCAGCACATCCTGGCCTCTGCCAACCCAAGCGGGAAAGCAGTCGTGTGGGATCTAAGAAAGAACGAGCCCATCATAAAGATCAGTGACCACAGTAACAGG ATGCACTGTTCAGGAATGCTCTGGCACCCTGAGGTGGCCACTCAGTTGGTGCTGGCCTCTGAAGATGACCGACTGCCAGTCATCCAGATGTGGGACCTCCGTTTTGCCACATCGCCCCTTAAAGTCCTTGAGAACCACACAAG GGGAATTCTGTCCATATCCTGGAGCCAGGCGGACTCTGAGCTCTTACTGAGCAGTGCTAAAGACAACAGGATCCTCTGCTGGAATCCAAACACTGGAGAG gTCATTTACGAGCTTCCAACAACAAACCAGTGGTGTTTTGATGTCCAGTGGTGCCCCAGGAATCCAGCCCTGCTTTCAACTGCCTCATTTGATGGGAGAATCACTGTTTACTCTGTGATGGGAGGGAGCTTGCAGGCACAGCAGCAAAGCACAGCTGATAAG aTATCCTCCTCATTTGATTCAATGGATCCCTTTGGTACGGGGCAGGTGCTGCCCCCCCTGCAAGTTCCTCAGCCTGCAGTGCAGGAGACCATAATTCCCCCTCTGAAGAAGCCACCTAAGTGGGTGCGCAGGCCAGTGGGGGCTTCTTTCGCT TTCGGTGGAAAGCTGATAACCTTTGAGAATCCCAAGTTGCCTCCGGTGCAGAGCCCCCAGCCTGTCCCCAGGCAAGTGTTTATGAGCCAGGTTACCACAGAGACAGAGTTCCTCCAGCGCTCCAGGGAGCTGCAGGCAGCGCTGCAGTCAGGGTCCTTCAACAACTACTGCCAGGCCAAGATTCAGAACGCCAAGTCAGACGCTGAGCAGGACATATGGAAGTTCCTTCTG GTAAACTTTGAGGATGAAGCCCGAGTTAAATTCCTACGGCTTTTGGGTTTCAGCAAAGATGAACTGGAGAAAAAG ATTTCAAAATGCTTGGGGAAGAGTTTTCAGCACAATGGACATGGAGTTGATGCTAAAGACCTGGCAGAAAAGATGCAGCGGCTCACCACTGAG AGGTCTGATGTAGCAAGTGCAGTCGGTGATGCACGAACCTCTGGTTCTGTTTCACCGGCAGACTTCTTTAGTCAAACCCCAAAGGAAAACTCCAACTTCCAGATCCCTGTAACATGTG ATACTGATGGTTTGATAAGCCAGGCGCTGCTGGTTGGTAACTTTGAGGGGGCTGTGGATCTGTGTCTGAATGATGGCCGTTATGCTGAAGCCATCCTGCTGTCCATCAGCGgaggagaggagctgctgaAGAAAACGCAGCAAAAATACTTAAGCAACCAAAAGAACAGCGTTTCTATG CTCATATCATCAGTGGTGACCCAGAACTGGAGAGACATAGTGCAAAGCTGCGAGTTGGACAACTGGAAGGAAGCTCTCGCTGCTCTGCTGACTTACGCTCACCCTGAAGATTTCGCCCGTCTGTGCG ATACTCTGGGAGGCCGGTTGGAGCATGAGAGGACAGAGAAGCGCTGCCTGCAGGCCTGTCTGTGTTACATCTGCTCTGGGAACATTGAGAAGCTTGTGGAGTGCTGGGCCTTGCATAGAGACTGCTCCTCCCCTCTTGGCCTAGAG gatCTGGTTGAAAAAGTAATGATGCTGCGTAAGTCAATCGAACGGCTCCGTAACAGCGAGGTGGCTGTCCAGAGCGCCATCCTGGCCGAGAAGCTGACCTGCTACGCTGGCATACTGGCTGCGGAAGGCAGTCTGGCCACTGCCATGACCTACCTGCCTGAGAACTCAGATCAA GCTGGGATCAAGATGCTGAGAGACAGGCTGTTACACGCTCAGGAAGAGGCTGCGGTTGGACGGCAGCCTCCAAACTCCTTCAATAGAGTCAATGTGTCCACAGCCAAGCCCACTCCTGCTGCTCAGGCTTCTGCACCAAAAGCACAAATAATG AGTCAGTACCAGCCCACTGCTCCTTCCCAGGCCACCCAGCAGCAGCCTCCTATGCCGTCGTTTTTTACTCCACAAGCTGTAACCAACACCGGGCCCGGCCTGCCGCCGCCTTCTCATGTACTGCCGCCCAGCGCGACCCGCCCTGCCTTGAGGCCTCCCTACCCCCAACATGCTGCTCCGGCTCCAG GTTTCCTTCCTCATCAGCCATTCCAGCCTCAGCCTATGCCCATTGGCGGACCCTCAGGCTTCCCTCCTCCAGGTCCTTCTATGCCAGCTGCTAACTTATCAGGACCCTCACTCCCGCCTTCGTCATCGACCCCCGGAGGCCTGCCCCCCATGCCCAGCCCGGGGGTGCCACCGACAAGTTTCATGCCTTCTACCTCTTTACCCTCAGGCCCCTTGCCACCCAGCTCCCAACCCGGAGCCCCAGTCCCCATGTACCCAGGGGGTCTCCACAACCAGGGGCCCGCTCCCCCCATGGCATCTGGTCCCTATTCGCCACCCGGATCAGGGTACCCACAGGGAGGCCCTGGAGCTCCTGCTGTAAAGCCCTTCTCTGCCCCTGCTGTTGCTCCTCCTCCTACAG GACCCCAAGAAGGCTGGAATGACCCACCAGCAGTTAGAGGTGGACCCAGGAAGAAGAAg GTCCCTGATAACTACACTCCACCAGCCCCCATCACTGCCCCTGTGATGGGATTCCCTGTGGAGGCCCCTCAGCCCCACGACCATGCCCAAGTCCCTCCTGGAGCCCCCCAGGAGCCCAGCGTGCAG CTTCTCCAGCAGCTGCCGGCAGAGAGGGTGGAGCAGAAAGAAATCCCCGCGGAACACATGGTTCTCAAATCCACCTTTGACAGCCTGGTGCAGCGCTGCCAGCTCGCAGCTAGAGACCCT caaacaaaaaggaaactTGATGATGCAGCCAAACGTTTGGGATATCTGTATGACAAGCTAAGAGAGCAATCG CTCTCTCACAACATCCTGAACGGGCTCCACGAGATCAGCCGCTGTGTGGCGAGCCAGAACTACCAGCGGGGCCTGGAGGTCCACACCCAGGTGGTGAGCAGCAGCAACTTCAGCGAGATCTCCGCCTTCATGCCCATCCTCAAAGTGGTCATGACCATCGCCAACAAGCTGGGCGTCTAA
- the ndufb8 gene encoding NADH dehydrogenase [ubiquinone] 1 beta subcomplex subunit 8, mitochondrial, translating to MAVVSFGRLAQALCKRKVFGISAHLSGYRAASGGSKDHLPGPFPMTPEERAAAAKKFNMRVEDYEPIPDEGDGFGDYPKLPNKSQHERDPWYEWDHPDLRRNWGEPMHWDFDMYIRNNVDTSPTPTDYKTRRNIFCTMVGVLFVFLCLGEMYPNYQPIGKKQLPYNNLYLERGGDPEKEPEEVKNYKI from the exons ATGGCTGTTGTTAGCTTCGGACGGCTAGCCCAGGCCCTCTGTAAAAGGAAAGTTTTTGGCATTTCAGCCCATTTGTCAGGATATAGGGCAG CCTCGGGTGGATCAAAGGATCATCTACCTGGCCCATTCCCGATGACCCCCGAGgaaagagctgctgctgcaaagaAGTTCAATATGAGGGTTGAGGACTATGAACCAATTCCCGACGAAGGCGACGG ttttggtGATTATCCAAAGTTACCGAACAAATCTCAGCATGAGAGAGATCCCTGGTACGAGTGGGACCACCCTGACCTGAGGAGGAACTGGGGAGAGCCG ATGCATTGGGATTTTGACATGTATATCAGAAACAATGTCGATACATCTCCCACCCCAACTGACTATAAAACAAGACGGAATATCTTTTGCACTATGGTCggtgtcttgtttgttttcctctgcCTTGGGGAGATGTATCCAAATTACCAACCTATT GGAAAGAAACAGCTTCCCTACAACAATCTGTActtggagagaggaggagatccAGAAAAGGAACCAGAAGAAGTCAAAAACTATAAAATCTAG
- the gpx9 gene encoding glutathione peroxidase 9, with the protein MANKSIYDFSVETLDGQLVPLSNFRGKVLLIINVATFUGSTIEEYHRLNALMEMFGDLNFTVLGFPSNQFGLQSPEVNHETLNVLKYVRPGGGFVPRFPVFGKVEVNGINEEPLFTYLKESLPFVNPVIGDMKKFYWSPIKVNDIRWNFEKFLITADGMPFRRYELHCPIENVEKDIAELL; encoded by the exons ATGGCGAATAAATCAATCTATGATTTCTCTGTTGAGACCCTGGATGGACAGCTGGTTCCGCTCAGTAACTTCAGGGGTAAAGTGCTTCTCATCATCAACGTTGCCACCTTCTGAGGGTCAACAATAGAGGAG TACCACCGACTGAATGCACTGATGGAAATGTTTGGCGACCTCAACTTCACCGTCCTAGGATTCCCCAGCAACCAATTCGGTCTTCAGTCACCCG aagTGAATCATGAAACCCTCAACGTCCTTAAGTATGTGAGACCTGGTGGCGGGTTTGTGCCAAGATTTCCTGTTTTTGGAAAGGTTGAGGTGAATGGAATAAATGAAGAGCCTCTTTTCACCTATCTGAAG GAATCTTTGCCATTTGTGAACCCTGTTATTGGAGATATGAAGAAATTCTACTGGTCCCCAATCAAAGTCAATGACATCCGGTGGAATTTTGAGAAGTTTCTAATTACTGCCGATGGCATGCCCTTCAGAAG GTATGAACTTCATTGCCCCATTGAGAATGTGGAGAAGGACATAGCAGAACTTCTCTGA
- the fbxl15 gene encoding F-box/LRR-repeat protein 15 isoform X3, with amino-acid sequence MGEEAKMRTRCLLDLPWEDVLVPHILCHLPLQHLVSLQRIGPSVPKEAFCSMLKDNKVLHSLSLQSCSDWVTDKELLPVIGQNQHLQRVDMSGCVWLTRHSLVAVSLSCMHLQHLGLAHCEWVDSLSLRSLADHCGGLQSIDLTACRQLKDDAICYLAKKCLKLRSLSLAVNANVTDESVEEVAKNCRGLEQLDLTGCLRVRNQSIRTLAEYCPKLQGLKVNHCHNVTESSLDPLRKRNVVIDVEPPLQRALVLLQDVLGFAPFINLQI; translated from the exons ATGGGTGAAGAGGCTAAGATGCGAAC CAGATGTCTGTTGGACTTGCCCTGGGAAGATGTACTTGTTCCACATATTCTGTGCCATTTGCCGCTGCAGCATCTTGTCAGCCTGCAGAGG ATTGGACCATCAGTTCCCAAGGAAGCATTTTGCTCGATGTTAAAGGACAACAAAGTTCTCCACAGCCTGTCTCTTCAGAGCTGTTCGGACTGGGTGACAGACAAGGAGCTGCTGCCAGTTATCGGCCAGAACCAGCACCTGCAGAGAGTAGACATGAGCGGGTGTGTTTGGCTGACCCGCCACTCCCTGGTGGCAGTGTCCTTGAGCTGCATGCACCTCCAGCACCTTGGCCTGGCGCACTGCGAGTGGGTGGACAGCCTGTCCCTGCGCAGCCTGGCTGACCACTGCGGGGGGCTGCAGTCGATCGACCTCACCGCCTGCCGCCAGCTCAAGGACGACGCCATCTGCTACCTGGCCAAGAAGTGTTTGAAGTTGAGGTCTCTATCTTTGGCAGTCAACGCCAACGTCACTGATGAGTCGGTGGAGGAGGTGGCCAAGAACTGCAGGGGCCTGGAGCAGCTGGACCTGACAGGTTGCCTGCGAGTCAGGAACCAGTCGATCAG GACTCTGGCAGAGTACTGCCCGAAGCTGCAGGGCCTGAAGGTGAATCACTGTCACAATGTGACAGAGTCCAGTCTGGATCCTCTACGGAAACGCAACGTAGTGATAGATGTTGAACCGCCTTTACAGAGGGCTCTGGTGCTTCTTCAGGACGTGCTGGGGTTTGCTCCCTTTATCAATCTCCAGATATAA
- the fbxl15 gene encoding F-box/LRR-repeat protein 15 isoform X1 — MGEEAKMRTRCLLDLPWEDVLVPHILCHLPLQHLVSLQRVSKHFHSLIQVYLANCRTFDLSSIGPSVPKEAFCSMLKDNKVLHSLSLQSCSDWVTDKELLPVIGQNQHLQRVDMSGCVWLTRHSLVAVSLSCMHLQHLGLAHCEWVDSLSLRSLADHCGGLQSIDLTACRQLKDDAICYLAKKCLKLRSLSLAVNANVTDESVEEVAKNCRGLEQLDLTGCLRVRNQSIRTLAEYCPKLQGLKVNHCHNVTESSLDPLRKRNVVIDVEPPLQRALVLLQDVLGFAPFINLQI; from the exons ATGGGTGAAGAGGCTAAGATGCGAAC CAGATGTCTGTTGGACTTGCCCTGGGAAGATGTACTTGTTCCACATATTCTGTGCCATTTGCCGCTGCAGCATCTTGTCAGCCTGCAGAGGGTGAGCAAGCATTTCCACAGCCTCATCCAGGTGTATCTTGCCAACTGCAGGACTTTTGATCTGTCCTCG ATTGGACCATCAGTTCCCAAGGAAGCATTTTGCTCGATGTTAAAGGACAACAAAGTTCTCCACAGCCTGTCTCTTCAGAGCTGTTCGGACTGGGTGACAGACAAGGAGCTGCTGCCAGTTATCGGCCAGAACCAGCACCTGCAGAGAGTAGACATGAGCGGGTGTGTTTGGCTGACCCGCCACTCCCTGGTGGCAGTGTCCTTGAGCTGCATGCACCTCCAGCACCTTGGCCTGGCGCACTGCGAGTGGGTGGACAGCCTGTCCCTGCGCAGCCTGGCTGACCACTGCGGGGGGCTGCAGTCGATCGACCTCACCGCCTGCCGCCAGCTCAAGGACGACGCCATCTGCTACCTGGCCAAGAAGTGTTTGAAGTTGAGGTCTCTATCTTTGGCAGTCAACGCCAACGTCACTGATGAGTCGGTGGAGGAGGTGGCCAAGAACTGCAGGGGCCTGGAGCAGCTGGACCTGACAGGTTGCCTGCGAGTCAGGAACCAGTCGATCAG GACTCTGGCAGAGTACTGCCCGAAGCTGCAGGGCCTGAAGGTGAATCACTGTCACAATGTGACAGAGTCCAGTCTGGATCCTCTACGGAAACGCAACGTAGTGATAGATGTTGAACCGCCTTTACAGAGGGCTCTGGTGCTTCTTCAGGACGTGCTGGGGTTTGCTCCCTTTATCAATCTCCAGATATAA
- the fbxl15 gene encoding F-box/LRR-repeat protein 15 isoform X4 produces the protein MGEEAKMRTCLLDLPWEDVLVPHILCHLPLQHLVSLQRIGPSVPKEAFCSMLKDNKVLHSLSLQSCSDWVTDKELLPVIGQNQHLQRVDMSGCVWLTRHSLVAVSLSCMHLQHLGLAHCEWVDSLSLRSLADHCGGLQSIDLTACRQLKDDAICYLAKKCLKLRSLSLAVNANVTDESVEEVAKNCRGLEQLDLTGCLRVRNQSIRTLAEYCPKLQGLKVNHCHNVTESSLDPLRKRNVVIDVEPPLQRALVLLQDVLGFAPFINLQI, from the exons ATGGGTGAAGAGGCTAAGATGCGAAC ATGTCTGTTGGACTTGCCCTGGGAAGATGTACTTGTTCCACATATTCTGTGCCATTTGCCGCTGCAGCATCTTGTCAGCCTGCAGAGG ATTGGACCATCAGTTCCCAAGGAAGCATTTTGCTCGATGTTAAAGGACAACAAAGTTCTCCACAGCCTGTCTCTTCAGAGCTGTTCGGACTGGGTGACAGACAAGGAGCTGCTGCCAGTTATCGGCCAGAACCAGCACCTGCAGAGAGTAGACATGAGCGGGTGTGTTTGGCTGACCCGCCACTCCCTGGTGGCAGTGTCCTTGAGCTGCATGCACCTCCAGCACCTTGGCCTGGCGCACTGCGAGTGGGTGGACAGCCTGTCCCTGCGCAGCCTGGCTGACCACTGCGGGGGGCTGCAGTCGATCGACCTCACCGCCTGCCGCCAGCTCAAGGACGACGCCATCTGCTACCTGGCCAAGAAGTGTTTGAAGTTGAGGTCTCTATCTTTGGCAGTCAACGCCAACGTCACTGATGAGTCGGTGGAGGAGGTGGCCAAGAACTGCAGGGGCCTGGAGCAGCTGGACCTGACAGGTTGCCTGCGAGTCAGGAACCAGTCGATCAG GACTCTGGCAGAGTACTGCCCGAAGCTGCAGGGCCTGAAGGTGAATCACTGTCACAATGTGACAGAGTCCAGTCTGGATCCTCTACGGAAACGCAACGTAGTGATAGATGTTGAACCGCCTTTACAGAGGGCTCTGGTGCTTCTTCAGGACGTGCTGGGGTTTGCTCCCTTTATCAATCTCCAGATATAA
- the fbxl15 gene encoding F-box/LRR-repeat protein 15 isoform X2 has product MGEEAKMRTCLLDLPWEDVLVPHILCHLPLQHLVSLQRVSKHFHSLIQVYLANCRTFDLSSIGPSVPKEAFCSMLKDNKVLHSLSLQSCSDWVTDKELLPVIGQNQHLQRVDMSGCVWLTRHSLVAVSLSCMHLQHLGLAHCEWVDSLSLRSLADHCGGLQSIDLTACRQLKDDAICYLAKKCLKLRSLSLAVNANVTDESVEEVAKNCRGLEQLDLTGCLRVRNQSIRTLAEYCPKLQGLKVNHCHNVTESSLDPLRKRNVVIDVEPPLQRALVLLQDVLGFAPFINLQI; this is encoded by the exons ATGGGTGAAGAGGCTAAGATGCGAAC ATGTCTGTTGGACTTGCCCTGGGAAGATGTACTTGTTCCACATATTCTGTGCCATTTGCCGCTGCAGCATCTTGTCAGCCTGCAGAGGGTGAGCAAGCATTTCCACAGCCTCATCCAGGTGTATCTTGCCAACTGCAGGACTTTTGATCTGTCCTCG ATTGGACCATCAGTTCCCAAGGAAGCATTTTGCTCGATGTTAAAGGACAACAAAGTTCTCCACAGCCTGTCTCTTCAGAGCTGTTCGGACTGGGTGACAGACAAGGAGCTGCTGCCAGTTATCGGCCAGAACCAGCACCTGCAGAGAGTAGACATGAGCGGGTGTGTTTGGCTGACCCGCCACTCCCTGGTGGCAGTGTCCTTGAGCTGCATGCACCTCCAGCACCTTGGCCTGGCGCACTGCGAGTGGGTGGACAGCCTGTCCCTGCGCAGCCTGGCTGACCACTGCGGGGGGCTGCAGTCGATCGACCTCACCGCCTGCCGCCAGCTCAAGGACGACGCCATCTGCTACCTGGCCAAGAAGTGTTTGAAGTTGAGGTCTCTATCTTTGGCAGTCAACGCCAACGTCACTGATGAGTCGGTGGAGGAGGTGGCCAAGAACTGCAGGGGCCTGGAGCAGCTGGACCTGACAGGTTGCCTGCGAGTCAGGAACCAGTCGATCAG GACTCTGGCAGAGTACTGCCCGAAGCTGCAGGGCCTGAAGGTGAATCACTGTCACAATGTGACAGAGTCCAGTCTGGATCCTCTACGGAAACGCAACGTAGTGATAGATGTTGAACCGCCTTTACAGAGGGCTCTGGTGCTTCTTCAGGACGTGCTGGGGTTTGCTCCCTTTATCAATCTCCAGATATAA